One genomic segment of Gemmatimonadota bacterium includes these proteins:
- a CDS encoding prephenate dehydrogenase, translating into MRITIIGVGLLGGSFGMAVRKAGAADHVAGVDLDRATLDRARARGAIDVGYLEPAEGVAGADMVVLATPVRSILEMLPVLAPILGRETILFDLGSTKEAIVSTVAGLAGIRRYVGGHPMAGTEHSGIEHADEGLLRGATFALVPPPAVDEGAVDLLTGLVRRIGARPVVISAERHDRIVSITSHLPYLLSVVLALAAEDMARGESRTGEFTASGFRDTTRLAASNVRVMADICLTNRGPLLNAVGEARRLLDDLAAQIEQGNETELVRMLTDAKDGRTSVSGERRTD; encoded by the coding sequence ATGCGAATCACCATCATCGGCGTGGGCCTGCTGGGCGGATCTTTCGGCATGGCGGTCCGGAAGGCGGGAGCGGCGGACCACGTCGCGGGCGTCGACCTCGATCGGGCCACGCTGGACCGGGCCCGGGCCCGCGGCGCTATTGACGTGGGGTACCTCGAACCGGCCGAGGGCGTGGCCGGGGCCGATATGGTCGTCCTCGCCACGCCCGTGCGATCCATCTTGGAGATGCTGCCCGTCCTGGCACCGATACTCGGCCGCGAGACGATCCTCTTCGACCTGGGCAGCACGAAGGAAGCCATCGTCTCCACCGTCGCGGGTCTGGCCGGCATCAGGCGGTACGTCGGCGGCCATCCCATGGCGGGTACCGAGCACTCCGGCATCGAACACGCCGATGAGGGGTTGTTGCGGGGGGCGACTTTCGCCCTGGTTCCGCCGCCTGCGGTGGACGAAGGGGCCGTCGATCTGCTCACGGGCCTGGTTCGCCGGATCGGAGCCCGCCCCGTCGTCATTTCCGCCGAACGCCACGACCGGATCGTCTCCATCACCAGCCATCTTCCCTACCTGTTGTCCGTCGTGCTGGCCCTCGCCGCGGAAGACATGGCGCGTGGGGAAAGCCGGACGGGGGAGTTTACCGCGTCAGGATTCCGGGACACCACCCGCCTGGCCGCGTCCAACGTGCGCGTGATGGCCGACATCTGCCTGACCAACAGGGGACCCTTGCTGAACGCCGTTGGGGAAGCCAGGCGGTTGCTGGACGACCTGGCGGCGCAGATCGAACAGGGAAACGAAACGGAACTGGTGAGGATGTTGACGGATGCGAAGGACGGCCGGACCTCGGTGTCCGGCGAAAGGAGAACGGATTGA
- the aroF gene encoding 3-deoxy-7-phosphoheptulonate synthase, translated as MVVVMKLGATEEQKEHVRETIRTFGCKPRDIQGDEMSIICVIGNTLSLSPEQFEILDGVDRVQRIQRPYKLVSREVQPHKTRFQVGNVTVGGDGITIIAGPCSVESYDQFLTAAQHARAAGAHIIRGGAFKPRTSPYSFQGLGKEGLEIMARVSEETGLPTISEVMEPETEPMVSEYVDMLQIGARNMQNYPLLNAVGQSSRPVMLKRGMSATLEEMLLAAEYILAAGNHNVVLCERGIRTFETWTRNTLDISAVPVLQKYTHLPVFIDPSHGTGNADFVGPASRAAVAVGADGLMIEMHPTPERALSDGDQSLTPEALTSLIPELQAVAAAVNRTIG; from the coding sequence ATGGTGGTTGTAATGAAACTCGGGGCTACGGAAGAACAGAAGGAACATGTCCGGGAAACCATCCGGACCTTCGGCTGTAAACCACGGGATATACAGGGCGACGAAATGTCCATTATCTGCGTCATCGGCAATACCCTGAGTCTTTCACCGGAACAGTTTGAAATTCTGGACGGAGTGGACCGGGTCCAGCGTATCCAGCGGCCCTACAAGCTGGTGAGCCGGGAGGTACAGCCGCACAAGACCAGGTTTCAGGTGGGCAATGTTACCGTCGGCGGCGACGGCATCACCATCATCGCCGGTCCTTGTTCCGTGGAATCCTACGACCAGTTTCTGACCGCGGCGCAGCACGCGCGGGCGGCGGGGGCCCACATCATACGGGGCGGAGCGTTCAAGCCGAGGACTTCCCCGTACAGTTTTCAGGGCCTCGGGAAGGAAGGTCTCGAGATCATGGCCCGGGTCAGCGAGGAAACGGGTCTGCCGACCATCTCGGAGGTGATGGAACCGGAGACGGAACCCATGGTGTCGGAGTACGTGGACATGCTGCAGATCGGCGCCAGGAACATGCAGAACTACCCGCTGCTGAATGCGGTGGGACAGAGTTCCAGGCCCGTCATGCTCAAGCGGGGCATGTCCGCCACGCTCGAGGAGATGCTGCTGGCGGCCGAGTACATCCTGGCGGCGGGGAACCACAACGTCGTCCTGTGCGAACGGGGCATACGGACGTTTGAAACGTGGACGCGGAATACGCTCGACATCTCGGCCGTGCCCGTGTTGCAGAAATACACCCATCTGCCCGTGTTCATCGACCCGAGCCACGGGACCGGCAACGCGGATTTCGTGGGACCGGCGTCCCGGGCGGCCGTGGCGGTCGGCGCCGACGGGCTCATGATCGAAATGCATCCGACCCCGGAGCGCGCGCTATCCGACGGGGACCAGTCCCTGACGCCGGAAGCGCTGACCTCCCTGATTCCGGAACTGCAGGCGGTCGCGGCGGCAGTGAACCGTACCATCGGCTGA
- the aroH gene encoding chorismate mutase, with product MVRGIRGAITAESNTSEAICEASRRLLTTIVERNRIELEQIISVFFSSTKDLDAQTPAYGVRQMGWSAIPLFCTQEMEVPGSLPGCIRVLVHVNTEKPQGEIRHVYLDGAVVLRPDIVEGG from the coding sequence ATGGTACGAGGCATTCGTGGCGCGATAACCGCTGAATCGAACACCTCCGAAGCTATTTGCGAGGCATCGCGCCGGTTGCTTACAACGATCGTCGAACGAAACCGCATCGAATTGGAACAGATCATCAGCGTGTTTTTTTCATCGACGAAGGATCTCGACGCGCAGACCCCCGCTTACGGCGTGCGCCAGATGGGTTGGTCCGCGATTCCCCTGTTCTGCACGCAGGAGATGGAGGTTCCCGGAAGTCTTCCCGGGTGCATACGGGTGCTGGTTCATGTAAACACGGAAAAACCGCAGGGTGAAATACGGCATGTGTACCTGGACGGCGCCGTCGTGCTCCGGCCGGACATTGTCGAGGGAGGTTGA